The proteins below are encoded in one region of Sphingobacterium sp. R2:
- the hisC gene encoding histidinol-phosphate transaminase yields MDNPFNLNNLLRENIKKLVPYSSARDEFKGEASILIDANENPFGSPLSHDYNRYPDPLQHQLKAKLSKIKGVPAENIFLGNGSDEAIDILYRAFCTPGVDNVILVPPTYGMYEVSANINDVACRKVNLTADYQLDLEGIANAIDAHTKLIFICSPNNPTGNSIRRQDIETILNNFQGLVIVDEAYINFSAVKSFTQELAEYPNLVVLQTLSKAWGLAALRLGMAFASKEIITVYNKIKPPYNINQATQDIVLEALDQVDQVNDWIKETVAEREKLVRELLELDYVHHITPSDANFILVKMDQPREVYDYLVQYGIIVRDRSKVELCDGCLRITVGTPAENQTLLEKLNQINK; encoded by the coding sequence ATGGATAATCCATTCAACTTAAACAATCTATTACGGGAAAATATTAAGAAGCTCGTACCTTATTCATCCGCAAGAGATGAATTTAAAGGGGAGGCATCCATATTGATCGATGCCAATGAAAATCCTTTTGGATCCCCACTAAGCCATGATTACAACCGATACCCAGATCCTCTCCAACATCAACTCAAAGCAAAGCTTTCTAAAATAAAAGGCGTACCAGCAGAAAATATCTTTTTGGGAAATGGAAGCGATGAAGCAATTGATATTTTATATCGTGCTTTTTGTACGCCCGGTGTGGATAATGTGATTTTAGTTCCACCAACCTATGGTATGTATGAAGTTTCTGCCAACATCAATGATGTTGCCTGTAGGAAAGTCAACCTTACCGCAGATTATCAATTGGATTTGGAGGGTATTGCCAATGCAATAGACGCTCATACGAAACTAATTTTTATCTGTTCTCCGAATAACCCAACCGGAAACTCAATCCGTCGTCAGGACATTGAAACGATCCTGAATAATTTTCAGGGGCTGGTGATTGTGGACGAAGCTTACATCAATTTTTCCGCTGTAAAATCATTTACACAAGAATTGGCAGAATACCCCAATTTAGTAGTGTTGCAGACATTGTCCAAAGCCTGGGGCTTGGCAGCCTTACGCTTGGGTATGGCTTTTGCGAGTAAGGAGATTATAACTGTTTACAATAAAATTAAACCTCCATATAACATTAACCAGGCCACACAAGATATTGTACTTGAAGCTTTGGATCAGGTGGATCAAGTCAATGACTGGATCAAAGAAACCGTAGCGGAGCGCGAAAAACTCGTGCGCGAACTGCTTGAACTGGATTATGTGCATCATATTACACCTTCGGATGCTAACTTTATTTTGGTCAAAATGGATCAACCTCGGGAAGTTTACGACTATTTGGTTCAATATGGAATCATCGTGAGAGACCGGTCTAAAGTCGAATTATGTGACGGATGTTTGCGGATCACTGTTGGTACACCGGCTGAAAATCAAACATTATTAGAAAAACTTAATCAAATCAATAAATAA
- a CDS encoding phosphoribosylaminoimidazolesuccinocarboxamide synthase, which yields MNAIKETNFNFENQTAFYRGKVRDVYTIANTYLAMVASDRISAFDVVLPRPIPYKGQVLNQIAAKFLKATADIIPNWVVSVPDPSVTIGQMCEPFKVEMVIRGYLSGHAWREYAAGKREVCGESLPEGLKENDKLPEPIITPTTKAAVGHDEDISRADILNKGIVSEEDYVQLEQYTKALFQRGTEIAAQRGLILVDTKYEFGKKDGQIVLIDEIHTPDSSRYFYAEGYQERQDRNEPQKQLSKEFVRKWLIENGFQGKDGQTVPEMTDEIVASISERYIELYEHIVGEKFVYPEQENVLERVERNVANALKALNY from the coding sequence ATGAATGCTATAAAAGAAACAAATTTTAATTTTGAAAACCAGACTGCTTTTTACAGAGGAAAGGTACGTGATGTGTATACGATTGCCAATACGTATTTGGCAATGGTAGCTTCCGACCGTATTTCAGCATTCGATGTGGTGCTTCCACGTCCTATTCCGTATAAGGGGCAAGTTCTGAATCAAATTGCAGCCAAATTTTTAAAGGCTACTGCTGATATTATTCCAAACTGGGTGGTATCTGTGCCGGACCCAAGTGTGACCATTGGCCAAATGTGTGAGCCGTTTAAAGTGGAAATGGTTATCCGTGGTTATTTATCTGGCCATGCCTGGCGTGAATATGCGGCAGGTAAACGTGAAGTTTGTGGAGAATCATTGCCAGAAGGGTTAAAGGAAAACGACAAGTTGCCTGAACCTATTATTACGCCGACAACGAAAGCAGCGGTCGGACACGATGAGGACATTTCACGTGCTGATATTTTGAATAAGGGCATCGTAAGCGAAGAGGATTATGTTCAGCTCGAGCAATATACCAAAGCTTTATTCCAAAGAGGAACTGAAATTGCAGCACAACGCGGTTTAATATTGGTGGATACGAAATATGAGTTTGGTAAAAAAGATGGTCAAATCGTGTTGATTGACGAAATTCATACACCGGATTCTTCGCGTTATTTTTATGCAGAAGGTTATCAAGAACGCCAAGATCGAAATGAGCCACAAAAGCAACTATCAAAGGAGTTTGTACGGAAATGGTTAATCGAAAACGGTTTTCAAGGAAAAGACGGACAAACTGTTCCAGAAATGACGGATGAGATTGTAGCTTCCATTTCTGAGCGCTATATTGAACTATACGAACATATTGTCGGAGAAAAGTTTGTTTACCCAGAACAGGAAAATGTGCTTGAACGGGTAGAAAGAAATGTGGCAAACGCCTTAAAAGCGCTAAATTATTAG
- a CDS encoding ribonuclease Z codes for MKFEVLILGNSSATPMFDRHPTSQVLNFNEQLFLIDCGEGTQMQLSRYGIKSNRIGHIFISHLHGDHYLGLVGLLSSMHLVGRKSDLHLYGPAALKEILDLQFLHSETVLRYNLVFHPISPDAPGVIFENRTLKVSTFPLKHRIACTGFRFDEGPRARTLLADVVQALNIPTVYYPVIKKGMDYVDESGKVYAADELSLPAPLSRSYVYCSDTVRTADYLPFVQKANLMYHESTFLHDMVDRAKETFHTTAFEAGEIAKETHAKKLLLGHYSARYRDLQPLLEEARSVFPNTELSIEGTWFSV; via the coding sequence ATGAAGTTTGAAGTTCTGATATTAGGAAATAGCTCAGCGACGCCGATGTTTGATCGTCATCCGACCAGCCAGGTGTTGAACTTTAATGAGCAATTGTTTTTGATCGATTGCGGAGAAGGCACACAGATGCAGCTCAGCAGATATGGTATCAAGAGCAATCGTATCGGACATATATTTATTAGCCATTTACATGGAGATCATTATTTGGGCTTGGTGGGTTTGCTGTCATCCATGCATCTTGTCGGCAGAAAAAGTGATCTCCATCTGTACGGTCCTGCCGCGTTAAAAGAAATCTTAGACTTACAGTTTCTACATTCTGAAACTGTTTTACGCTATAACCTTGTTTTTCATCCAATTTCACCTGACGCACCAGGTGTTATTTTTGAGAATAGGACATTAAAGGTAAGTACATTCCCGCTCAAACATCGAATTGCTTGTACGGGATTTCGCTTTGATGAAGGGCCGCGGGCAAGAACCTTACTTGCCGATGTGGTACAAGCCTTGAATATTCCTACCGTTTATTATCCTGTGATAAAAAAGGGGATGGATTATGTCGACGAAAGCGGTAAAGTATATGCTGCAGATGAGTTAAGTCTTCCTGCACCACTGTCGCGCAGCTATGTCTATTGTTCGGACACGGTACGTACAGCAGATTATCTCCCTTTTGTTCAGAAAGCAAATCTCATGTATCATGAGTCTACATTCTTACATGATATGGTGGATCGTGCTAAAGAGACATTTCACACAACAGCCTTTGAAGCCGGCGAGATAGCAAAAGAAACCCATGCCAAAAAATTGCTGTTGGGTCATTATTCAGCACGATATAGAGATTTACAGCCATTATTGGAAGAAGCGAGGTCGGTATTCCCCAATACAGAGCTTTCGATAGAGGGTACATGGTTTTCAGTATAA
- a CDS encoding HisA/HisF-related TIM barrel protein — translation MYIIPAIDVLDKKVVRLREGNYDDVTTYAISLEEQIENYHANGTELVHIIDLNGAKGDFSNQAYLFDIIQKTEMKIQYGGGVRSIEKVKELVDAGVYRVIVGTQAITNPSFLEELATLNEGKVKYADHIVIAIDVLDEVIKYSGWLESSPIRLIEYIDKCLVLGFFRFLCTDISKDGKLGGAGVELYQKLLSHSPIIKLIASGGISSMDDIQKLQELGGVESVVVGKAIYENRISIDEIKDWNLKSLIRF, via the coding sequence ATGTATATCATTCCAGCAATAGACGTTTTGGACAAAAAGGTTGTCCGTCTGAGAGAAGGCAACTATGACGACGTTACAACGTATGCAATCAGCTTAGAAGAGCAGATCGAAAACTATCATGCAAATGGTACTGAGCTGGTTCATATCATTGATTTAAACGGAGCAAAAGGAGACTTCAGTAATCAGGCCTACTTATTTGATATCATCCAAAAAACAGAAATGAAAATTCAATATGGAGGTGGTGTCAGAAGTATAGAAAAGGTAAAGGAACTGGTCGATGCTGGTGTTTATCGTGTCATTGTGGGAACCCAGGCCATTACAAATCCTTCTTTTCTGGAAGAACTGGCTACCTTGAACGAAGGGAAAGTGAAGTATGCGGATCACATTGTAATAGCAATTGACGTATTGGATGAAGTTATTAAATATTCGGGCTGGTTGGAAAGCTCGCCAATCAGATTGATCGAATATATTGATAAATGCTTGGTATTGGGATTCTTTAGGTTCTTATGTACCGATATTAGTAAAGATGGTAAATTGGGCGGTGCTGGTGTGGAATTGTACCAAAAGTTGTTGAGCCATTCTCCAATTATCAAGCTCATTGCTTCTGGTGGAATCAGTTCAATGGATGATATTCAGAAACTTCAGGAATTGGGTGGAGTAGAATCTGTAGTTGTTGGAAAGGCAATCTATGAAAATAGAATCTCGATCGATGAAATCAAAGATTGGAATTTAAAATCGTTAATCAGATTTTAG
- the hisH gene encoding imidazole glycerol phosphate synthase subunit HisH, whose protein sequence is MIGIINYGAGNIFSLTAALDRVGLSYGMINRAEEIDLYDRIIIPGVGHAGAAMDKLHESGLVPSIKALRKPVLGICVGMQLLTDFSEEGNAEMLKLIPLKTLHFDSKKAGKVPHMGWNSVSVQENNPLFAHIQNQTYFYFVHSYFIEFDDRYTAAKCVYGQPFSAAISKDNFFGVQFHPEKSGKAGEQLLLNFSTI, encoded by the coding sequence ATGATAGGAATTATTAATTATGGTGCGGGGAATATTTTTTCCTTAACAGCGGCATTAGATCGGGTAGGACTCTCCTATGGGATGATCAACAGGGCGGAGGAGATCGATCTGTACGATCGGATTATCATTCCAGGAGTTGGGCATGCAGGTGCAGCGATGGATAAATTGCACGAGTCTGGACTCGTGCCTTCTATCAAGGCGTTGCGTAAGCCGGTGTTGGGCATTTGTGTAGGAATGCAATTGCTAACTGATTTTTCAGAAGAGGGAAATGCAGAAATGTTAAAGTTAATTCCTTTGAAAACCCTTCATTTTGATAGCAAAAAGGCAGGTAAAGTGCCACATATGGGGTGGAATAGCGTTTCTGTACAAGAAAATAATCCTTTATTTGCACACATTCAAAATCAGACTTATTTTTATTTTGTCCACTCGTATTTCATTGAATTCGATGACAGGTATACCGCTGCAAAATGTGTCTATGGGCAGCCTTTTTCAGCGGCAATTTCCAAAGATAATTTCTTTGGTGTGCAATTTCACCCCGAGAAATCCGGGAAAGCAGGTGAGCAATTATTGCTCAATTTTTCAACTATTTAA
- the hisB gene encoding bifunctional histidinol-phosphatase/imidazoleglycerol-phosphate dehydratase HisB, producing MPDNLKRVLFIDRDGTLILEPEDEQIDSFAKLKFYPGALQYLPRIAKELDFELILVSNQDGLGTSSHPEENFWPVHRFVIDTFAGEGVVFAKEHIDKTFPYENADTRKPGIGMLGDYFDASKYDLSQSFVIGDRVNDVKLAQNLGAKAIWLRANDQLGALENLAIDSTVIALETTDWKTVYEFLKLGTRTAEHHRKTNETDIFIQLNLDGSGKSDIETGLPFFDHMLDQLARHGALDLTIKAKGDLHIDEHHTIEDTGIALGEVFLKALGDKRGIERYSYTLPMDDCLAQVALDFGGRNWIVWDAAFKREKIGDMPTEMFFHFFKSFSDASRSNLNIQAEGENEHHKIEAIFKAFAKSIKKAVRRDADHMQLPSTKGVL from the coding sequence ATGCCTGATAACTTAAAACGTGTACTGTTTATAGACCGAGACGGAACATTAATTTTGGAACCAGAAGATGAACAAATCGATTCTTTTGCCAAATTAAAATTCTATCCTGGTGCCTTGCAGTATCTGCCACGTATCGCAAAGGAACTGGATTTCGAATTGATCTTGGTTTCCAACCAAGATGGTTTAGGAACGTCTTCCCATCCGGAAGAAAATTTCTGGCCAGTCCATCGTTTTGTGATTGATACGTTTGCAGGGGAAGGGGTGGTATTTGCCAAAGAGCATATCGATAAAACTTTTCCATATGAAAATGCAGACACGCGTAAGCCGGGGATAGGTATGTTGGGGGATTATTTTGATGCATCAAAATATGATTTGAGCCAGTCTTTTGTTATTGGTGATCGTGTAAACGATGTTAAACTGGCACAAAACCTCGGCGCAAAGGCAATTTGGCTACGTGCTAACGATCAATTAGGTGCTTTGGAAAACTTAGCGATCGATTCAACTGTTATAGCTTTAGAAACAACAGATTGGAAGACCGTATATGAATTTCTTAAATTGGGCACGCGTACCGCCGAACATCATCGTAAGACTAACGAAACAGATATTTTTATTCAGTTAAATTTGGACGGTTCGGGTAAGTCAGACATTGAGACAGGACTGCCGTTTTTCGACCATATGTTGGATCAATTGGCTCGGCATGGGGCATTAGACTTGACCATTAAGGCGAAAGGGGATCTTCATATAGACGAACATCATACCATCGAAGATACAGGTATCGCTTTGGGGGAGGTATTTTTGAAAGCCCTTGGTGATAAGCGCGGTATTGAACGTTATTCGTATACATTACCGATGGATGATTGTTTGGCTCAGGTTGCATTGGATTTTGGTGGTCGAAACTGGATTGTATGGGATGCAGCTTTTAAAAGGGAAAAAATTGGCGATATGCCTACAGAGATGTTTTTTCATTTCTTTAAATCCTTTTCGGACGCTTCGCGATCGAATTTAAATATACAAGCAGAAGGCGAAAATGAGCATCATAAGATCGAAGCAATCTTCAAAGCTTTTGCTAAATCCATCAAGAAAGCGGTGAGACGCGATGCTGATCACATGCAGTTGCCAAGTACGAAGGGAGTATTGTAA
- a CDS encoding SAM-dependent chlorinase/fluorinase — MAVITLTTDLGHKDFYQAALKGSLLTQLSDANIVDITHEIPAFNIPRAAFVLGNAYHYFPKGTVHIIGINTLFHEESRYIGMKYNDHYFVGADNGIFSLLLNGNEPQELYELNLMQDLRYLHFPLADILSKSACHIAKGGKLKDVGTPMQQLIEKVTLQPIFDKDMIRGNVIYVDAFGNAITNISKDLFNKVQKGRQFVLYFKRNETITNLSWHYNEVGEGEKLCLFGISNYLEIAINKGNASQLLGLHDDDSNVIRIEFKDSVS, encoded by the coding sequence ATGGCAGTAATTACATTAACAACAGACTTAGGACATAAAGATTTTTATCAAGCAGCGCTAAAAGGGAGTCTTTTAACGCAGTTATCTGATGCCAATATTGTTGATATTACTCATGAGATCCCAGCATTTAATATTCCTCGAGCCGCTTTTGTATTGGGAAATGCTTATCATTATTTCCCCAAAGGGACTGTCCATATCATCGGGATCAACACCTTATTTCATGAAGAATCCAGGTATATCGGCATGAAATATAATGATCACTATTTTGTTGGAGCCGACAACGGTATCTTCAGCCTATTGTTGAATGGCAATGAGCCGCAAGAACTCTACGAACTCAACTTAATGCAGGATTTGCGGTATCTACATTTTCCATTAGCAGACATTCTATCTAAATCTGCTTGTCACATCGCAAAAGGCGGAAAACTCAAAGATGTCGGAACGCCAATGCAACAGCTGATTGAAAAAGTGACCTTGCAGCCTATCTTTGATAAAGATATGATTAGAGGCAATGTCATTTATGTGGATGCCTTTGGCAATGCCATCACCAACATCTCCAAAGATTTATTCAATAAGGTACAGAAAGGACGGCAGTTTGTACTCTACTTCAAACGCAATGAAACCATCACCAACCTTTCCTGGCACTACAACGAAGTAGGCGAAGGAGAAAAACTGTGCTTATTCGGCATTTCCAACTATCTCGAAATCGCCATCAATAAAGGCAATGCAAGCCAGCTCCTTGGACTTCATGACGATGACTCCAACGTAATTCGCATAGAATTTAAGGATTCCGTATCGTAA
- the hisIE gene encoding bifunctional phosphoribosyl-AMP cyclohydrolase/phosphoribosyl-ATP diphosphatase HisIE, with the protein MLDFAKSDGLVPVIVQDFQTLEVLMLGYMNEEAWQKTQAEKRVTFFSRSKNRLWTKGEESGNFLNVKSIHIDCDKDTVLIKADPMGPTCHTGSRSCFSTDFNQNFLLELERIVNHRYAHPSDESYVNRLRSRGINKIAQKVGEEAVETVIAALTETDTDFINETSDLLFHLIVLLREKGFSLETIAKNLESRHQ; encoded by the coding sequence ATGTTAGATTTTGCAAAAAGTGACGGCCTCGTTCCAGTGATTGTGCAGGACTTCCAAACGTTGGAAGTCTTGATGTTGGGCTATATGAATGAGGAAGCTTGGCAGAAGACTCAAGCAGAGAAACGTGTCACGTTTTTCTCCCGAAGCAAAAATCGCCTTTGGACAAAGGGCGAAGAGAGTGGTAACTTTTTGAATGTAAAAAGCATTCATATTGATTGCGATAAAGATACCGTTTTGATTAAAGCAGACCCAATGGGGCCTACTTGTCATACAGGGAGCAGAAGTTGTTTCAGTACAGACTTTAATCAAAATTTTCTGTTGGAGCTAGAGCGCATTGTTAATCATCGGTATGCGCATCCGTCAGACGAATCTTATGTTAACCGTCTGCGTTCTCGTGGGATCAATAAGATTGCGCAAAAGGTGGGCGAGGAAGCAGTCGAAACAGTCATTGCAGCTTTGACCGAAACTGATACTGATTTTATCAATGAGACCTCAGACTTATTGTTTCATTTGATCGTATTGTTGCGGGAGAAAGGATTTTCTTTAGAAACGATTGCTAAAAATCTGGAAAGCAGACATCAATAG
- a CDS encoding STAS domain-containing protein, with protein sequence MKYTIDKHDRYIVIEPHVDVIDADNAAKLKGEFLLRNTIGQRNIVLDMIHVKQTDEVGIRLGVLAHRLCQSVGGIFILVNLCPTLMDMVRVSHLDKSLKIAPSLKVAEDLIFAHELESEYRGAIED encoded by the coding sequence ATGAAGTATACCATTGATAAACACGATCGCTATATTGTCATAGAACCTCATGTCGATGTGATAGATGCGGATAATGCAGCTAAACTCAAAGGAGAGTTTTTGTTGCGGAATACGATTGGACAACGGAATATTGTTTTGGATATGATCCACGTTAAGCAGACGGACGAGGTGGGGATCCGTTTAGGGGTACTCGCACATCGGTTGTGTCAATCGGTTGGTGGCATTTTTATTTTGGTAAATCTCTGTCCTACATTAATGGATATGGTTCGTGTTTCGCATTTGGACAAATCGCTAAAGATTGCACCATCTTTAAAGGTTGCTGAAGATTTAATCTTTGCGCATGAACTGGAATCTGAATATCGGGGGGCAATCGAGGATTAA
- the hisF gene encoding imidazole glycerol phosphate synthase subunit HisF, producing the protein MLAKRIIPCLDVKDGRTVKGVNFVDLRDAGDPVELAYAYSQQGADELVFLDITATHEGRKTTIDLVKAVARQVNIPFTIGGGINEIKDADILLNAGADKISINSAAVRNPALINEMAAAFGAQFVVVAVDTRSIEGQNFVYLSGGRIKTELNTSEWIVEAQERGAGEILLTSMDHDGTKNGFDNGFLKTINDQIHIPLIASGGAGNQQHFVDVFQHANVDAALAASVFHYGEILIPDLKATLQQNGIVVR; encoded by the coding sequence ATGCTTGCAAAACGTATTATTCCGTGTTTGGATGTTAAAGACGGGCGAACTGTAAAAGGCGTCAATTTCGTAGACTTGCGTGATGCGGGTGATCCTGTTGAGCTAGCCTATGCGTATTCCCAACAGGGAGCTGATGAACTCGTTTTCCTGGATATTACAGCGACACATGAGGGTCGTAAAACAACAATTGATTTAGTCAAAGCGGTCGCACGTCAAGTCAATATTCCTTTTACAATCGGCGGTGGTATCAATGAAATTAAAGATGCTGATATCCTGTTGAATGCAGGTGCAGATAAAATTTCCATCAATTCAGCCGCGGTACGTAATCCGGCTTTGATTAATGAAATGGCAGCTGCTTTTGGTGCACAATTCGTTGTAGTAGCGGTAGATACCCGATCTATTGAAGGACAAAATTTTGTGTATTTGAGCGGTGGACGTATAAAGACCGAGTTGAATACATCAGAATGGATCGTTGAGGCACAGGAGCGAGGAGCAGGAGAGATTTTGCTTACATCGATGGATCATGATGGTACAAAAAATGGCTTTGATAATGGCTTTTTAAAAACCATAAATGATCAGATCCATATTCCGCTTATAGCTTCTGGAGGTGCGGGTAATCAACAGCATTTTGTGGATGTTTTTCAACACGCTAACGTAGATGCAGCTTTGGCGGCCTCCGTTTTCCATTATGGTGAAATATTGATTCCGGATCTTAAAGCTACGTTGCAGCAAAATGGAATTGTCGTAAGATAG
- a CDS encoding PhoH family protein: MNELLIALDGLNLPVLWGADNEHFDYLKKQFPKLRIVARGSEMKVLGDAKELDLFEHSFQEVVAHLEKFNNITLLDFENLLGASAGSAAQQEKELASKNAAFGSEPIVYGPNGLIVRARTPNQRKMVDSISKNDILFAIGPAGTGKTYTAVALAVRALRNKEIKRIILTRPAVEAGENLGFLPGDLKEKVDPYLRPLYDALDDMIPAEKLKGYLENRTIEVAPLAFMRGRTLDNCFVILDEAQNATDMQLKMFLTRMGPTAKFIVTGDMTQVDLPKKNQSGLSTAIRLLDNIEGIDIVHLSGGDVVRHKLVRRILEAYGDI; this comes from the coding sequence TTGAACGAATTACTAATTGCATTAGATGGTCTGAATTTGCCCGTATTATGGGGAGCAGACAATGAGCACTTCGATTATTTGAAGAAGCAATTCCCTAAACTGCGGATTGTAGCTCGCGGAAGTGAAATGAAAGTGCTAGGAGATGCGAAGGAATTGGACCTGTTTGAACACTCTTTTCAGGAAGTTGTGGCCCATTTGGAGAAATTTAACAACATTACCTTGTTGGATTTTGAAAATCTGCTGGGAGCAAGTGCAGGTTCTGCCGCTCAACAGGAAAAGGAACTCGCTTCCAAAAATGCTGCTTTTGGATCCGAACCAATCGTATATGGGCCTAATGGTTTGATTGTACGTGCACGTACCCCCAACCAGCGGAAGATGGTGGATAGTATTTCCAAAAATGATATCTTATTTGCTATCGGACCGGCAGGAACGGGAAAAACCTATACTGCCGTTGCTTTGGCTGTTAGGGCACTCCGGAATAAAGAAATCAAAAGGATCATTTTGACGCGGCCAGCTGTTGAAGCGGGAGAGAATCTGGGATTTCTTCCGGGCGATTTAAAGGAAAAAGTAGATCCTTATTTGAGGCCCCTTTATGATGCCTTGGATGATATGATTCCTGCCGAAAAACTCAAAGGTTATTTGGAAAACCGCACCATCGAGGTGGCACCATTGGCGTTTATGCGGGGACGTACGCTCGACAACTGTTTTGTCATTTTGGATGAAGCTCAGAATGCAACAGATATGCAGTTGAAGATGTTTTTAACGCGGATGGGGCCTACGGCCAAATTTATTGTTACTGGTGATATGACACAAGTGGATTTGCCGAAGAAAAATCAGTCGGGATTGTCAACGGCGATTCGCTTATTAGACAATATCGAAGGGATAGATATTGTTCACCTCAGCGGTGGAGATGTGGTACGGCATAAATTGGTGCGCCGCATTTTAGAAGCATACGGCGATATTTAA
- a CDS encoding WD40 repeat domain-containing protein, with protein MDITLKSTLPGHQNPIFCVEKGYHPHTFFTAGNDKGVVEWDIENNAFKRILCAVSSSVYALRMIAGTPILAIALREGKLLFVDVEEQKLVASIQLSTKAIFSLVYMPWKNELLAAGEEGTLYVIDLETYKNIYEKRISPTTIRAIAIDEGLGRIALADKDGQVYMLDSTDFHMITDSKLHSMPATSLAFIDNKLLSGGRDAQLVISDPNQLTSNFSFVPHLFTVYGIYPHPKAPIFATVSRDKSLKFWSADDFALLKNMSREKMQDGHHLSINAGVWSEDGKYFFSVSDDKLVKVWECHL; from the coding sequence ATGGATATTACATTAAAATCGACATTACCAGGACATCAAAACCCTATTTTTTGTGTAGAAAAAGGCTATCACCCGCACACTTTTTTTACCGCTGGTAACGATAAGGGTGTTGTGGAATGGGATATTGAAAACAATGCGTTTAAGCGTATTCTGTGCGCGGTAAGTTCATCGGTTTACGCTTTACGGATGATAGCGGGAACACCGATTCTGGCCATCGCGTTGCGCGAAGGTAAGCTGCTTTTTGTAGATGTAGAAGAGCAAAAGCTTGTGGCAAGCATACAACTAAGCACCAAAGCTATCTTTTCATTGGTCTATATGCCTTGGAAAAATGAACTGCTGGCGGCAGGTGAAGAAGGGACATTGTATGTCATTGATCTGGAAACTTATAAAAATATTTACGAAAAACGTATATCCCCGACAACAATTCGGGCAATTGCAATTGACGAAGGACTTGGACGAATAGCTTTGGCCGATAAAGATGGGCAAGTTTATATGTTAGATAGTACCGACTTTCATATGATTACTGATTCAAAATTGCATAGTATGCCCGCCACGTCTTTGGCTTTTATCGATAATAAATTGCTAAGTGGTGGACGGGATGCGCAATTGGTGATTTCAGACCCAAATCAATTGACGAGTAATTTTTCCTTTGTACCTCATCTTTTTACCGTATACGGTATATATCCCCATCCAAAAGCGCCAATTTTTGCAACTGTCAGTCGGGATAAATCGTTAAAATTCTGGTCAGCAGATGACTTTGCCTTATTGAAAAATATGAGCCGAGAGAAAATGCAGGATGGCCATCATTTATCTATAAATGCGGGAGTATGGTCTGAAGATGGGAAATATTTCTTTAGTGTGAGCGATGACAAACTCGTTAAAGTCTGGGAATGTCATTTATAG